Sequence from the Clostridium cylindrosporum DSM 605 genome:
AGGCTTTTTTTACGGTAACCTAGTAGAAACACTCGAACCATATAATCGAGTATATACAAGAATGATCCTAAAATATACAATTAGCTGAATATTTACAAAATTCTTTGACTTGATATCATTCTAACATGCTATTTTCATGTCGTCTATACCTTTTTAATATAAATTTAAGAATTGTAACTAAAAAATATATCTTTATTATTTATCACTTTCTTCAGCAAAACCAAAAATAAAAGCTACTGACTATAGTCAGTAGCTTTTGCTTTATAAAATTCACGCTAATTAAATAATATTTTTTTCAAAGTATTTTATTGCATCTTCAATATTTTCATACCCTTTTCTATTTAAAATCAAACTGATTTTGGTTTTTTCTATACCACGAACAAAAAACTCCTCAGTTAAAACTTCACCATAAATTGGATATAAATTTTCATTATTAACTTCATTTTTAGAAGTAATAGTACTTATTTTACCTAAAGGAACCTCTTTTTCTTGATTTAAATATAAATCTATACTGATAAATTCTAAAAAGTCCCTAGGATTTGAGTAAAAGAATCTATAGGCACTATTAAGATTTTCATCTATATAGTCCTCATAAACCATAAGGTTCTTTCTATCCCTTAGAAAATTCTCAATTTCATTAATGAATTCCCTAAATCTATTTCCAAGCTTTAATTCCAAGCTTATCACCTCTATTTTATTCTGTCAAAACAAGTATAAACGTTAAATCTTTCTCCTCTTACAAATCCAACTGCAGCAATGTTAAGTGATTTAGCAAGATTAAGTGCTAGCTTCGTAGCTGCTGAATGAGAAACAACTAGAGGTATCTTAGCACTTGCTGCTTTAATTATGATGTCTGAAGATAATCTACCTGAAGTTAGAACAATCTTGTCATCCATTTTGATATTATTTTTCAGTGCCATACCTATAACCTTATCAAAGGCATTATGTCTACCAATATCCTCTGCAAATAAAATAACTTCATTCCCATCTGAAAGTCCGCAGCTATGAACACCACCTGTTTCTTGGAAAAGATCTGAATGCTTATTAAAGTTATGCATTAAACCAATAATACTATCTGCATTGAATACCTTATCGCATTCTAGCCTTTCAAGAGAATTTTGATTAATAACGCTAATATGCATACTTCCTTTACAGCATCCTGAGGACATTGCTCTATCCTTAAATTTGTAAGTATGAACCTTCTTATCCATTTCAATGTTTAGTATGTTATCTTCTAACTTTATATTTTTAATTTCACTATAATCCTTTATAACACCTTCACAGTATAAGAAGCCTAGAGCTAATTCTTCCATTTTATCTGGAGTACACATAAGTGATATATAATGACTATTATTTATATATATTCTTAGAGCAGTTTCAACAACTACGCTATCCTCTGCTTCAGTCCAAGAATCAATATAGTATTTTCTGATTTTTTCCTTTGACTTTAAATCCACTTGATACCACTCCTTGCTAACTTGATTTTTTATATAATTTTTTACATATTCATTATATCAATATTTAAGTTATTTGTCTAAAAATATAAAAAGTTGAAAGAAAATTCTTCCAACTCATTATTCTATGCTCTTATCTTATCATTTTCACTTTCACAAACATCTTCTTTAGATTTTTTTATACCATCCTGATTTTTAGGTATTCTTACAAAAACAAACCAATAAGCAAGACCTACAAGTAACATACCGCCTATGATATTTCCTATTGTTACTGGTATAATATTACCTATAGCATTCCAAATATTAACGCTATTTATCTTATCCACTGGAAGATGAGATGAAGCTAAAATTCTAGGGTCTAGCTTTGCAAGTATTCCGATTGAAAAGTAATACATATTTGCAACACTATGTTCAAACCCTGAAGTTATAAATGTCATAATCGTAACCCAAACTATTAATATCTTGCCTGCAACATCCTTAGCTGCATAGGAACCCCAAACAGCTAAACATACAAGAAAATTACACAATATACCACTAGCTAAAGCATTCATAAAAGTAAGACTTCCTTTGTATGCAGCTACCTTTATAACATATGCCCCAAGTTTTACATCATTACCTAATAAAAGTCCACTTAAATATATTAAAACAGCAATCATAAATGCACCAATGAAATTACCTACATATACAGTTACTAAATTTTTTACAAATTGAAATAATGTGATTTCCTTTTCCATATAAGCTTGAATCAAAAGTGTATTTCCTGTAAACAATTCAGCACCACACACTAGAACCAAAACTAAACCAACTGGAAATAATGCACCTGCTACGAATTTCGAAAGTCCATAGTTTGATATACCGTGTGACCCCACCATAGATACAAAACTACCGAAAGCAATAAATGCACCTGCTAGAGTTGCTAATATTAGTGTTTGATAGAACATTGTTTTTACACCTTTTTTGATACCGATTTGAATGGTTTCCTGACATATTTCAGGTGTTGTTAACATCCCCTTTTCCATACTTCTTTCCTCCCTTAAGTTATACCAAAGACTTAAATAAAACTATATATAATCTTGATTTATTAATAATCTATTATATATTTAAAGAATTATGTCAACAGCGTTAATAATGTCACAACTTACCTTATAATTAAAACCATTAAGATATGCGTATTCGATTACTATAAATTAATGTTGAATAAATGTTATTATACGAAATTGAAATTTTCATGTGCAGACATATTATAATATAGCTATATTCATTTTACAAGCTATAAATTATATCTATTCTATAACCAATTTGTAAATATCTTTTTAAAACCATATAATAGAAACATAATTATTAAATTATGAGGTGACTAAATGATATTAGAAAACTTAGAACCAAAAAGTGTATTTAAATATTTTGAGGAAATTTCAAATATTCCGAGAGGATCAAAAAACGAGAAAGCTATTAGTGACTATCTTGTTAGCTTTGCAAAAAAACACTCTTTAGAATTTTTTCAAGATAAACACCTTAATGTCATCATAAAAAAGAATGCCACTAAAGGATATGAAAATTCTAAGGGAGTTATACTTCAAGGTCATATGGATATGGTTTGTGAGAAAAATAATGACACTAGTCATAACTTTTTAATCGACCCTATAAAACCTAGAATAATTGATGATATGATTTATGCAACAAATACTACTCTTGGAGCTGATAATGGTGTTGCTATTGCCTATGCACTTGCAATACTTGAATCAAATGATATTCCTCATCCCCCTTTAGAAGTTCTTATAACAACAGAGGAAGAGGTTGGTATGGGAGGAGCTATGAACCTTGACCCATCGCTTTTAAGTGGTAAATATTTAATTAATATAGATTCAGAAGAAGATGGAAGCCTTCTTGTAAGCTGCTGTGGTGGTGTTAGAACCTGCATAACTATTGATAGCAACAATATATCTCTTAAGGATAACTATAAAGGATTTAGCATATCCATTTCTGGCCTTAAAGGTGGCCATTCAGGAATGGATATAACAAAGCAAAGAGGCAACTCAAATAAACTTATGGGAAGAATATTATCTAAGTTATTAGTTGAGGGAGTAGATTTCTTTATAAAAGATATAAATGGTGGATCTAAAATGAACGCTATTCCTCGTGAATGTAGTTGTAATGTCTTTGTTGAAAAAATGAATATTAATAAATTAAAAGATATAATTACCCAGTTTAATATAGACTTTAAAAATGAACTTCAGTCCATAGATGACAATATAAATGTCTCAATAATTGAAAATTCTTTAGAAGGAGAATCCTTCGATAAAGAAACAACAAATAAAATTGTAAACATAATATCACTTATACCAAATGGCGTTATGTCGATGAGTAACTTTATAGATGGACTTGCTGAAAGTTCAACTAATCTTGGAATAGTTGAAACATCATCTGGTAAAGTTCTATTTGAAAGTGCTATTAGAAGTTCTATTTCATCCTTAAAACAGGATATTTTAAACAAACATATAGTTCTTTCTAATTCATTTGATGCAAAAATAGATATAGATGGTGATTATCCTGAATGGGAGTTTTCTAAGGATTCCTACCTACGCAACGTATTCGTAGATGTGTTTAAGGATATGTTTAATAAAGAACCTATTATAACAGCTATTCATGCTGGACTTGAATGTGGAATTTTAAAAAGTAAGCTACCAGAGCTTGATATAATATCCTTTGGTCCTGACCACTTTGACGTTCATAGTCCTAATGAACATCTAAGCATTCCTTCTACGAAAAGAATGTGGAAATACCTATTAGAAGTGTTAAAAAGATTAAAATAAAAAAAACAGGTGGATATCCACCTGTTTTATTATTTACCACAACATTTTTTATATTTCTTACCGCTACCGCACTTACAAGGATCATTTCTACCAATCTTTTCTTCCTTAACTATTGTTTTTGATTGCTTGTACTCCTTAGCTATAGCTTCTCTTGCTTCAAGTGATAATACTTCTTCCCACTCTTCTAAAGTAAATAGCCAATCTGCCTTAGCGTCTAGCATATTGTAGAATAGCTTTTCGAAGTCTACGTTTAATTCTACTTCTGAAGATTCTTCTAAAGAATCTAGGTTTATTTCGTTTTTAAGACTTGTTTCAATTCCTGATACAAATCCTGCAAAAGTTACTGAGTCCATATTGAACTTTTCAGCTAGGTCCTTTACAGTCCCCTTAACTACTTCGTCCTTATTCTTTAGAATGTATATGTATACATCTCTTTCTTTTTCTAAATATTCTTTCCAAAAGCTTTCTGATTCTTGTTGAGTTCTATCAACCTCTACTAATTCTTCCCATTGTTTAAAAAGGCTCATCTTATTAGCTCCTTATCTATAAAAATTTTATTAAAAATCAATAAACATGTACTATAAGATGATATTATAAAACTTATTATTTTTCAAGTACTTAACATAAATAATAATGATTATTTATTAAATATTTCAAATGAATAGCTCTTTTCCTTTAAATTATTGCCTTTTAATTCTACTTTTATATATACTTTCCCCTTTAAATCTATTTCATATTTTCCTTTTTTATCAATAGTGAAACTTTTCTCATTATTATATATAGTAATTTTTTGAGATATTTGTAAACTAGAAACATTTATAAATTTATTATCTATATTGTTCATATTGTAATAATCTATATCTTCTAAGTAATCTATGCTTCCTGTAATTTCCTGATTGTTCTCAATAATTTTAGCATTTCTTTCATTGTTATTAAATTCGTAGCTATCAAACTTATTATTTATGTCGTTACCTCTTATTCCTTTATATCTCATTATACTGTAATTTCTTTCGTTTAAATCTTTCTTAAATTCCTTCATTGTCTTGTAATTTACAACTGTTTTATCCTTATATTTTTTCAAACCGTTGCTTGTGGATTCAAGTATAATTATACCCTTTTCGTCCTTAGTAGTTCCAAGATATATGTACACATGTCTTCCCTTCGAGTTTATAATATCCATTGGTTTTATCTTCTTAAGTGATATATTACCAAAATACTTATCCATTGTTGATGTTGATATTCTCTCTTTAATATTGAAAGCTGAGGCTACGAAACCTGAACAATCAACTCCTGCACTTCCTTTAACGTAACCATTTTTTGTGTTAATATTGCCTGGATAATAGTTTTTATTTAAAGCGTCTTGGAAACTCCCTATACCCTCTACATTTGAATGATCAAGTGAAAATTGACCACCATAACAATATGGTATTCCTATAAACTTACCACTCTCATTTAAATAGTATGGAGGTGTAACACCTTCTATTGCATCTATCTTCTTATATTCCCATGTATAATTTATCATACTAATTGCTCTATCAAATACTTCTTGACGTGTTATTGTCTTTACTTTTAAAGATGTAGGATTCAAAAAATTTAATGTAACTGTAATAATTAATGCTAGTAAATATAATCCTATGAGTATACCTACATAAAGTAATATTAAGTTTATAACTCCCTTTTTTCTTCTTACTCTCTTGTATCCTCTCATCTATTCACCTCCATATAGCTATACATAATATCTTATGAATAACTAATAAAGGTTTATTACAAAAAGGACTAGCAAATTTGCCAGTCCCTCTAATCTATTTAGCATAGAATTCTTTAATTACATTACATACATATTCTACTTCTTCACGTGTTAACTCTGGATACATAGGTAGCGCCAAAATTTCCTTAGATATCTTCTCTGCTACCGGGAAATCACCTTCCTTATGACCAAGGTATTTAAAGCATTCTTGAAGATGAAGTGGTTTTGGATAGTATATACTAAATCCTATTTCCTTTTCCTTTAAGTACTCAGCTAATTCATCTCTTTTTTCAGCTAATATATTGAATACATAGAACACATGTTTTTGATTTCCTAATATCTTAGGTATTCTAACTTCTTTAATGTCTTTTAGTCCATCAATATACCATGATCCAATCTCTTCTCTTTTTTCTATAGAGTCGTTTATGTATTTCATCTTAACTGAAAGAACAGCAGCTTGTATACTATCAAGTCTTGAATTATATCCTATATACTCATGGTGATATTTTTTAGAAGCACCATGTACTCTATAAATCTTTGCCATTTCATATAGCTTTTCATCATTAGTAACAATCATTCCTCCATCTCCATATCCCCCTAAGGTCTTAGTAGGGAAAAATGAGAATATCCCAAAATCTCCAATTGTTCCAGCATGTCTATATTCATCAGAATTACCCCTCCATCTCATTCCAAATGCTTCAGCTGCATCTTCTAGAACCCTTAGATTATGACTTTTCGCTATGTCCATAATCTTATCCATATCAGCCATTTGTAAAAATAAATGTACTGGTAATATACCCTTTGTCTTATCTGTTATATTTTCTTCTATTTTGTTTACATCTATATTAAAAGTTTCCTCATCAATATCAACAAATACTGGCTTAGCCCCAGTTCTAGCTATACATGAAGCGGATGCGAAAAATGTAAATGGAGATGTTATAACCTCTGTACCTTCATTAAAGCCTAGAATATCTGATGCAAGAACTAGTGCATCTGTTCCTGATGCTACTCCAATAGCATACTTAGCACCAGTAAACTCTTTTATTTCATCCTCAAGCTTTACTACTTCTGGTCCTAGCGTAGAAATACCTTTCTCAACAACTGAAATTATAGCTTTATTAAATTCTTCTTTCTTTTCATCGTACTCTCTTTTAGAAGTATAAAAGTTAACCTTCATAAATAATTCTCCTTAATATCTTTTATATGGTAATATATATTATATCAAATTATCATTTCTATATAAATACTGTCTCAAGTAAATGTCTATAGTATATTATCAATTATGATAATATCACTTATAACTAAAAATATGATTTTACAACATTGTTAGTTTAATTATATTACTATTTCACCACCTCAAAACGTACGTTCTTTGTCATTTATAGGCATAAAAAAAGAGCCTTCAATAGCTCTATCATTGATTTAACTTTTCTTCTAAAACTTTGTTATATTGATTTAATGCTGCATTTAAAACCTTACTTAAATTTACTATCTCTTCATCAACCAAATCACCTTGTTTTTTGTCAATTAGATACAATAGTTTTTTCCTTAAGATCTCAACATCTTTTAGTAAATCCTCTACTTCTGACAAAACAAACACCTCCTAAAAGTATCTTTACCATTATGAGATTATTATATTTGTCATTTAAATTAATTCTATAGAGAACCAATATCAATGCTAGATTGTACTCTAATATTGTAAATACCAAGTTTTTACCACTTCCACTTTTTGTTATACTCTTTTAATTCATGTTTATATTTTTGATAATAATTAATACAAGATCTTATTCCATCTCCATTAAGCAAATATTCAGATGGTATTAAGAAACCTATTATTTCTTCAAAATATTCTACAAACATATTATCCAAATCTATCAATTGATTTTTTAATTTATCAGGATCTATGCTTTCTCTAGAAATAAGTGGCATTTCCATTCCAAAAAGACCTACACTAGCCTTGTTTTCATTCATACCTAAACCTGGAAAATGTACAGTTCCTCTATGTTTTATA
This genomic interval carries:
- a CDS encoding SEC-C metal-binding domain-containing protein, coding for MSLFKQWEELVEVDRTQQESESFWKEYLEKERDVYIYILKNKDEVVKGTVKDLAEKFNMDSVTFAGFVSGIETSLKNEINLDSLEESSEVELNVDFEKLFYNMLDAKADWLFTLEEWEEVLSLEAREAIAKEYKQSKTIVKEEKIGRNDPCKCGSGKKYKKCCGK
- a CDS encoding DegT/DnrJ/EryC1/StrS family aminotransferase, which codes for MKVNFYTSKREYDEKKEEFNKAIISVVEKGISTLGPEVVKLEDEIKEFTGAKYAIGVASGTDALVLASDILGFNEGTEVITSPFTFFASASCIARTGAKPVFVDIDEETFNIDVNKIEENITDKTKGILPVHLFLQMADMDKIMDIAKSHNLRVLEDAAEAFGMRWRGNSDEYRHAGTIGDFGIFSFFPTKTLGGYGDGGMIVTNDEKLYEMAKIYRVHGASKKYHHEYIGYNSRLDSIQAAVLSVKMKYINDSIEKREEIGSWYIDGLKDIKEVRIPKILGNQKHVFYVFNILAEKRDELAEYLKEKEIGFSIYYPKPLHLQECFKYLGHKEGDFPVAEKISKEILALPMYPELTREEVEYVCNVIKEFYAK
- a CDS encoding aminoacyl-histidine dipeptidase, translated to MILENLEPKSVFKYFEEISNIPRGSKNEKAISDYLVSFAKKHSLEFFQDKHLNVIIKKNATKGYENSKGVILQGHMDMVCEKNNDTSHNFLIDPIKPRIIDDMIYATNTTLGADNGVAIAYALAILESNDIPHPPLEVLITTEEEVGMGGAMNLDPSLLSGKYLINIDSEEDGSLLVSCCGGVRTCITIDSNNISLKDNYKGFSISISGLKGGHSGMDITKQRGNSNKLMGRILSKLLVEGVDFFIKDINGGSKMNAIPRECSCNVFVEKMNINKLKDIITQFNIDFKNELQSIDDNINVSIIENSLEGESFDKETTNKIVNIISLIPNGVMSMSNFIDGLAESSTNLGIVETSSGKVLFESAIRSSISSLKQDILNKHIVLSNSFDAKIDIDGDYPEWEFSKDSYLRNVFVDVFKDMFNKEPIITAIHAGLECGILKSKLPELDIISFGPDHFDVHSPNEHLSIPSTKRMWKYLLEVLKRLK
- a CDS encoding aspartyl-phosphate phosphatase Spo0E family protein, with translation MFVLSEVEDLLKDVEILRKKLLYLIDKKQGDLVDEEIVNLSKVLNAALNQYNKVLEEKLNQ
- the fdhD gene encoding formate dehydrogenase accessory sulfurtransferase FdhD — encoded protein: MDLKSKEKIRKYYIDSWTEAEDSVVVETALRIYINNSHYISLMCTPDKMEELALGFLYCEGVIKDYSEIKNIKLEDNILNIEMDKKVHTYKFKDRAMSSGCCKGSMHISVINQNSLERLECDKVFNADSIIGLMHNFNKHSDLFQETGGVHSCGLSDGNEVILFAEDIGRHNAFDKVIGMALKNNIKMDDKIVLTSGRLSSDIIIKAASAKIPLVVSHSAATKLALNLAKSLNIAAVGFVRGERFNVYTCFDRIK
- a CDS encoding formate/nitrite transporter family protein, producing MEKGMLTTPEICQETIQIGIKKGVKTMFYQTLILATLAGAFIAFGSFVSMVGSHGISNYGLSKFVAGALFPVGLVLVLVCGAELFTGNTLLIQAYMEKEITLFQFVKNLVTVYVGNFIGAFMIAVLIYLSGLLLGNDVKLGAYVIKVAAYKGSLTFMNALASGILCNFLVCLAVWGSYAAKDVAGKILIVWVTIMTFITSGFEHSVANMYYFSIGILAKLDPRILASSHLPVDKINSVNIWNAIGNIIPVTIGNIIGGMLLVGLAYWFVFVRIPKNQDGIKKSKEDVCESENDKIRA